From Paraburkholderia fungorum, the proteins below share one genomic window:
- a CDS encoding amidohydrolase family protein gives MNSLIRADHVLPMTDDNAVIVDGAVVIDASGRIAAIGDARELISRYPALPVRHLKDRLLMPGLINTHCHSGLLRGTAEGLPVWDWLQQFIDPMHRVLNAEEAEAASWLCYAEALLSGTTTIVDMWRFMDGSARAATGLGIRAVLAPYVAEHPEHDYFETLDINEKLIERWHGRADGRISVWVGLEHMFYAVPQAWQRAVAMSRTHGVGLHTHSNESRFDVDATQKRYGVRPIQALEKFGLLDAHKVMLAHCVWLSDDEITILADRNVGVAHNPVSNMKLASGAAPVEKLLAAGICVGLGTDGEKENNNLDMFEEMKVASLLAKATGLDAAALDAWSVCRMATATGARAIGLSNDVGTLEVGKCADMIAVRTDTPRMTPLLTGRYMNLHHNLVHAVQGGDVDMTIVNGRTVVENGRLVNGDLRELIARVNTLVPGLFERRARWLDSNGAITKRGAENSLLDALS, from the coding sequence GTGAACAGCCTGATTCGTGCCGACCATGTTTTGCCCATGACCGACGACAATGCCGTGATCGTCGACGGCGCGGTGGTAATCGACGCGAGCGGGCGGATCGCCGCAATCGGCGATGCGCGCGAACTGATCTCGCGCTATCCGGCACTGCCGGTGCGCCATCTGAAAGACCGCCTGTTGATGCCCGGCCTGATCAATACCCATTGCCATTCGGGATTGCTGCGCGGCACCGCTGAAGGACTGCCGGTGTGGGACTGGTTGCAGCAATTCATCGATCCGATGCACCGCGTGCTCAATGCAGAAGAAGCGGAAGCGGCCTCCTGGTTGTGCTACGCCGAAGCGCTGTTGTCCGGCACGACCACGATCGTGGATATGTGGCGCTTCATGGACGGCAGCGCTCGCGCGGCAACTGGATTGGGTATTCGCGCGGTCCTCGCTCCTTATGTTGCCGAGCATCCCGAGCACGATTACTTCGAAACGCTCGATATCAACGAGAAGCTGATCGAGCGCTGGCATGGTCGTGCCGATGGACGCATTAGCGTATGGGTCGGCCTCGAACATATGTTCTATGCCGTGCCGCAAGCGTGGCAACGCGCGGTTGCAATGAGTCGCACGCATGGCGTCGGTTTGCATACGCACAGTAACGAAAGCCGCTTCGATGTCGATGCAACGCAAAAGCGCTATGGTGTGCGGCCCATTCAGGCGCTGGAAAAATTCGGTTTGCTGGACGCGCACAAAGTCATGCTCGCGCATTGCGTCTGGCTCTCCGACGACGAAATCACGATTCTCGCGGACCGCAATGTCGGCGTTGCACACAATCCCGTCAGCAATATGAAGCTTGCGAGCGGCGCGGCGCCGGTCGAGAAGTTACTGGCAGCAGGTATTTGCGTCGGCCTGGGGACGGACGGAGAGAAAGAGAATAACAACCTCGATATGTTCGAGGAAATGAAGGTCGCGTCGTTGCTCGCGAAGGCGACGGGTCTCGACGCGGCAGCACTCGATGCCTGGTCCGTCTGCCGGATGGCGACCGCGACGGGCGCACGCGCGATCGGATTGTCGAACGACGTGGGTACGCTCGAAGTCGGCAAATGCGCGGACATGATCGCCGTGCGCACCGACACGCCGCGTATGACGCCGCTATTGACGGGGCGGTATATGAACCTGCATCACAATCTGGTTCACGCGGTGCAGGGTGGCGATGTCGACATGACGATCGTGAATGGCCGCACGGTGGTGGAAAATGGGCGACTGGTCAACGGCGATTTGCGGGAGTTGATTGCGCGCGTGAATACGCTGGTTCCCGGATTGTTCGAGCGTCGCGCTCGCTGGCTCGACAGCAATGGTGCGATTACCAAACGTGGCGCGGAGAACTCGCTGCTCGATGCGCTTAGCTAA
- a CDS encoding LysR family transcriptional regulator: MSSRFSLEQLEAFVCAAHERSFSGAARKLGKAQSAISTAVINLEIDLGVTLFDRSGRYPTLTEEGRAMLREAEAVVAHCGALQDRANQLGARVETKLALAFDDAIPYAAVSPALRRFEAAFPDVELDMRQPSHEDILQLTVAGDVNLGLMFAQAEYPKQIAFCRLGKLIFTNAVRHDHVLATMPEVSFAALNDHRQIVVTPHGRKLPTGEYLKSPRSWNVRSYTALLDMIRDGLGWASVPKRMIRSELESGELVELKLAAYPFTEWAVGIDLIWSTQQQSGQAAMCLRSELSRNEIGD; this comes from the coding sequence ATGTCTTCACGTTTTTCTCTCGAGCAACTGGAGGCATTCGTCTGTGCCGCGCATGAACGCTCGTTTTCGGGCGCGGCGCGAAAGCTCGGCAAGGCGCAATCGGCAATCAGCACCGCTGTCATCAATCTCGAGATCGATCTCGGTGTAACGCTGTTCGATCGCAGCGGCCGCTACCCCACACTCACCGAAGAAGGCCGCGCGATGTTGCGCGAAGCCGAAGCCGTGGTCGCGCACTGCGGGGCATTGCAGGACCGTGCGAATCAGCTCGGCGCGCGAGTGGAAACGAAGCTCGCTTTGGCATTCGACGATGCCATTCCCTATGCAGCCGTGTCGCCCGCATTGCGCAGGTTCGAAGCGGCATTTCCCGATGTCGAACTCGATATGCGCCAGCCGTCGCACGAAGATATTCTTCAACTGACGGTAGCCGGCGACGTCAATCTCGGACTCATGTTCGCTCAGGCCGAGTACCCGAAGCAGATCGCTTTCTGCCGGCTCGGCAAGCTTATTTTCACCAACGCGGTTCGACACGATCACGTACTGGCGACGATGCCGGAGGTGTCGTTTGCGGCATTGAACGATCATCGGCAGATTGTCGTGACGCCGCACGGCCGAAAGCTGCCGACCGGCGAGTACCTGAAGTCACCTCGCTCGTGGAACGTCAGGAGCTATACGGCACTTCTCGACATGATCAGGGACGGTTTGGGATGGGCATCCGTTCCGAAGCGGATGATCCGCAGCGAGCTTGAATCCGGCGAACTGGTGGAACTCAAACTCGCTGCTTATCCATTCACAGAATGGGCGGTGGGAATCGATCTGATCTGGTCGACACAACAGCAGTCGGGACAAGCCGCGATGTGCCTGCGCTCTGAATTGAGCCGCAATGAAATCGGCGATTAG
- a CDS encoding DeoR/GlpR family DNA-binding transcription regulator, whose amino-acid sequence MDQRTRTEKIFERVQSLKLVKLSELSSEFGVSMPTIRKDIDELQKEGRVERVHGNVRLKTTQSDSTRRTFGSNVLPTSPEKALIGRKAASLIENGDSVILDCGATTTELAKNLLDRQNLRIVTNALNIAILLGAEPTNRVMLTGGIFKAETIAVSGEKASTFFEGMFVDKLFLAAGGVSMESGISYPDFIDIHVKRAMIDAAKTVYLLADSQKFGKREFATFGAMDRVDYLVTDEGLSDEFANWITGNGTNIIYA is encoded by the coding sequence ATGGATCAACGGACCAGAACAGAAAAAATCTTCGAACGGGTGCAATCGCTGAAACTGGTAAAGCTTTCGGAGCTTTCCAGCGAATTCGGCGTCTCCATGCCGACCATCCGCAAGGACATCGACGAGTTGCAAAAAGAAGGACGCGTGGAGCGCGTGCACGGTAACGTGCGTTTGAAAACCACCCAGTCCGATTCCACCCGCCGCACGTTCGGCTCGAACGTTCTGCCAACGAGTCCGGAAAAGGCGCTGATCGGTCGCAAGGCTGCGAGCCTGATCGAGAACGGCGATTCGGTCATTCTCGATTGCGGCGCAACCACCACCGAACTCGCGAAGAACCTGCTCGACCGGCAGAACCTGCGCATCGTGACCAACGCGCTCAATATCGCCATCCTGCTCGGCGCCGAACCGACCAATCGCGTGATGTTGACGGGCGGTATCTTCAAAGCCGAGACGATTGCCGTTTCGGGCGAAAAGGCATCGACCTTTTTTGAAGGCATGTTCGTCGACAAACTCTTTCTCGCGGCGGGCGGCGTGTCGATGGAGTCGGGCATTTCATACCCTGATTTCATCGATATTCACGTGAAGCGCGCGATGATCGACGCGGCCAAAACTGTGTACCTGCTTGCCGATTCGCAAAAATTCGGCAAGCGCGAGTTCGCGACGTTCGGTGCGATGGACCGCGTCGACTACCTCGTCACCGACGAAGGGCTCAGCGACGAATTCGCCAACTGGATCACCGGGAACGGCACGAACATTATTTACGCGTGA
- a CDS encoding transketolase: MENPFKQTGVPLHRRAQEIRKKICVMNSAAKSGHTGGDMSEADILAALYFHVLRYETQADRTVRWHDEFILSKGHGVGGLYACFAELGWLADEELLTYLKDDSRLPGHPVKQKLPTWVTVNTGGLGHGLPIAAGLAMAKQRHAAATQGDVGRVFVLTGDGELEEGSNWEAAMAAAHFELSNLVVIVDRNRLQLADFTHNIMDLDPLDEKFRAFGFEVHDVNGNQPDAVWKLIESLDSSNGKPKVLIAHTIKGRGVSFMENVPAWHHKFPDEDQLKQALKELDHA, encoded by the coding sequence ATGGAAAACCCCTTCAAGCAGACCGGCGTCCCTTTGCACCGGCGGGCGCAGGAAATCCGTAAGAAGATATGCGTGATGAATTCCGCGGCAAAAAGCGGCCATACGGGCGGCGACATGTCGGAAGCGGACATTCTCGCGGCGCTGTATTTCCACGTTCTCCGCTATGAGACCCAAGCTGACCGCACGGTCCGCTGGCACGACGAATTCATTCTGAGCAAAGGTCATGGCGTGGGCGGTCTGTATGCGTGCTTCGCCGAACTAGGCTGGCTCGCGGACGAAGAACTGCTGACCTACCTGAAGGACGATTCGCGGCTCCCCGGCCACCCCGTCAAGCAGAAATTGCCTACCTGGGTGACCGTCAACACGGGCGGTCTCGGTCATGGGCTGCCCATCGCCGCCGGTCTCGCGATGGCCAAACAGCGCCACGCCGCCGCCACGCAGGGCGACGTCGGCCGCGTGTTCGTGCTGACCGGCGACGGTGAACTCGAAGAGGGGTCCAACTGGGAAGCCGCGATGGCGGCCGCGCATTTCGAACTGTCGAACCTGGTGGTGATCGTCGACCGCAACCGACTGCAACTCGCCGATTTCACGCACAACATCATGGACCTCGATCCGCTCGACGAAAAATTCCGGGCTTTCGGTTTCGAGGTGCACGACGTCAATGGAAACCAGCCGGACGCTGTTTGGAAACTAATAGAAAGTCTGGATAGCTCAAACGGAAAACCGAAAGTGCTGATTGCTCACACGATCAAAGGCCGCGGCGTGTCGTTCATGGAGAACGTGCCGGCATGGCACCACAAATTCCCCGATGAGGATCAACTCAAACAGGCGTTGAAGGAGCTGGATCATGCGTGA
- a CDS encoding transketolase family protein, giving the protein MREYGDLRDGAVNALGRLTAAGQDIIVMVADSTSTSKIGSFLDKYPERVINVGIAEQNMVGMAAGLALGGHVVFTANAAPFLIGRANEQVKNDICYSATNVKMLGLNAGVAYGPLASTHHAIDDISVMSGFGNVQIFAPCDEVETSQMIDYAASIDGPVYIRLDNAKFPIVHDAQYRFKPGRPDVLIEGNRVAVIALGSVVGEALEACESIQKQDGINATLVNLSSLRPLDQDALAAIIERHDAIVTVEEHSLHGGIGATVAVLMAKRQIARPLTMLGITEGEFAHYGTRKGIRRHYGIDAAGIADSVRAYCSK; this is encoded by the coding sequence ATGCGTGAGTACGGTGACTTGCGAGACGGAGCAGTGAATGCGCTCGGCCGGCTCACGGCTGCCGGTCAGGACATCATCGTGATGGTGGCCGACTCGACCTCCACGTCGAAAATCGGCTCGTTCCTGGACAAGTATCCGGAGCGCGTGATCAACGTGGGCATTGCCGAACAGAACATGGTCGGCATGGCTGCCGGACTCGCACTTGGCGGGCATGTCGTTTTCACGGCTAACGCTGCGCCTTTTCTGATCGGCCGCGCGAACGAGCAGGTCAAGAACGACATCTGCTACAGCGCAACGAACGTGAAGATGCTCGGCCTCAATGCCGGTGTCGCGTATGGTCCGCTCGCGTCGACGCATCACGCAATCGACGATATCTCGGTGATGAGCGGCTTCGGCAACGTGCAGATTTTCGCGCCATGCGACGAAGTGGAAACGTCGCAGATGATCGACTACGCGGCGTCGATCGACGGACCGGTTTATATCCGTCTCGACAACGCAAAGTTTCCGATTGTTCACGACGCGCAATACCGCTTCAAGCCGGGCCGTCCTGATGTGCTGATCGAAGGCAATCGGGTTGCGGTGATCGCGTTGGGCTCGGTAGTCGGCGAAGCGCTGGAAGCGTGTGAATCCATACAGAAGCAGGATGGCATCAATGCGACGCTCGTCAATCTGTCGTCGCTGCGGCCGCTGGATCAGGACGCGCTGGCCGCGATCATCGAGCGGCACGATGCCATCGTCACCGTCGAAGAACACTCGCTGCACGGCGGCATTGGCGCGACGGTCGCGGTGCTGATGGCGAAGCGTCAGATCGCGCGGCCGCTGACCATGCTCGGTATTACCGAAGGCGAATTCGCCCATTACGGTACGCGCAAAGGCATTCGCCGCCATTACGGAATTGACGCAGCAGGGATTGCCGACAGCGTGCGCGCTTACTGCTCGAAGTGA
- a CDS encoding GolD/DthD family dehydrogenase: MGIQYDVSLRHGVDFDFRLDGKVAVVTGGLGGIAMATNAALIKKGARVAILYPRFEEARVPAAIEELGSSNAAAFACDVANEAEVEAAIKAAHEHFGDLHLLVNAAGCITLTPAENIGFDEWQRQIGVNLTGPFLCSKHFARHVLASGHGGKIVNIASQAATVAIDQHCAYTSAKAGLIGMTKVLAKEWAARGITVNTVSPTVVLTPMGATAWEGEKGEAMKKLIPVGRFAYTDEIAAAILFLLSNGADMITGADIMIDGGYTIC; encoded by the coding sequence ATGGGAATTCAGTACGACGTGTCGCTGCGCCACGGTGTCGATTTCGACTTTCGCCTCGACGGCAAGGTCGCGGTCGTCACCGGCGGGCTCGGCGGCATTGCCATGGCGACCAACGCGGCGCTGATTAAGAAGGGTGCGCGTGTCGCCATTCTTTATCCCCGTTTTGAAGAGGCGCGTGTTCCTGCCGCGATCGAAGAACTGGGTTCCTCCAATGCCGCCGCTTTCGCGTGCGATGTCGCTAACGAAGCCGAAGTCGAAGCCGCGATCAAAGCCGCCCACGAACATTTCGGCGACCTGCATCTGCTCGTGAATGCCGCCGGCTGCATCACGCTGACGCCTGCGGAGAACATCGGATTCGACGAATGGCAGCGGCAGATCGGCGTGAATCTCACCGGTCCGTTTCTGTGCTCCAAACATTTCGCGCGTCACGTTCTGGCGAGCGGACACGGCGGGAAGATCGTCAATATCGCCTCACAGGCCGCGACGGTCGCCATCGATCAACACTGCGCGTACACGTCGGCTAAAGCCGGATTGATCGGCATGACGAAAGTGCTCGCGAAGGAATGGGCGGCGCGCGGCATCACCGTCAATACGGTCTCGCCGACGGTCGTGCTGACGCCGATGGGCGCGACGGCATGGGAAGGCGAAAAGGGCGAAGCGATGAAAAAGCTGATACCTGTAGGCCGTTTCGCGTACACCGACGAAATTGCAGCGGCAATTCTCTTTTTGCTGTCGAACGGCGCCGACATGATTACCGGCGCCGACATCATGATCGACGGCGGTTATACGATCTGCTGA
- a CDS encoding D-ribose ABC transporter substrate-binding protein — protein MWKKLAVAAAVTASIVGMLEPAQAASKGTIAILVNALDNPYYAAEAKGAEQEAKKLGYDTIVLSHGEDVNKQNELVNLVIGKGVKGIVLDNADSNSSVATVRTAQEKKVPVVLINREIPKDGIAIAQLSHNNLQAGTEVAQRFVETIGEKGEYVELTCNLADKNCVTRSQAFHQVLDQYPDLKMVARQDAKGALLPGKQAMDSILQEHPHIKGVISGNGPVALGAIASLDSAGRKDVVVMGIDGSNDERDSVLAGKLKATVMLQAQGIAIHGVDLLDKYIKTGKTGEPERQLFRGILITKDNASKVNDFYYTK, from the coding sequence ATGTGGAAGAAACTTGCAGTGGCAGCCGCCGTAACGGCTTCGATCGTCGGCATGCTTGAACCGGCTCAGGCCGCGAGCAAAGGCACGATCGCGATTCTCGTCAACGCACTCGACAATCCGTACTACGCGGCCGAGGCCAAAGGCGCGGAGCAGGAGGCGAAGAAACTCGGCTATGACACGATCGTGCTGTCGCACGGCGAGGACGTCAACAAACAGAACGAACTGGTCAACCTCGTAATCGGCAAGGGTGTGAAAGGCATCGTGCTCGACAACGCCGATTCGAACAGCAGTGTTGCAACCGTACGTACCGCGCAGGAGAAAAAAGTACCGGTGGTGCTGATCAATCGCGAGATTCCGAAAGACGGCATCGCAATCGCACAGTTGAGTCACAACAACTTGCAGGCCGGTACTGAGGTCGCGCAACGCTTCGTCGAAACGATCGGCGAAAAAGGCGAGTATGTCGAATTGACCTGCAATCTGGCGGACAAGAACTGTGTGACGCGCTCGCAGGCATTCCACCAGGTGCTGGACCAATATCCCGATCTGAAGATGGTTGCCCGCCAGGATGCGAAGGGCGCACTATTACCCGGCAAGCAGGCGATGGATTCGATTCTGCAGGAACACCCGCATATCAAGGGCGTGATTTCCGGTAATGGACCGGTCGCGCTGGGCGCGATTGCGTCGCTCGATTCGGCGGGGCGCAAGGACGTGGTGGTGATGGGTATCGACGGCAGCAACGACGAACGCGACTCGGTACTCGCCGGCAAGCTGAAGGCAACGGTGATGTTGCAGGCGCAGGGCATTGCGATTCACGGTGTCGATCTGCTCGACAAGTACATCAAGACCGGCAAGACAGGTGAGCCGGAACGCCAGTTGTTCCGCGGCATTCTGATCACCAAGGACAATGCTTCCAAAGTGAACGACTTCTATTACACCAAGTAA
- a CDS encoding DUF2291 family protein, giving the protein MVHPISTVRSVLAIMGVVMSLGACHVVTDKELADIRSQGQRHGPDPAKVFNDQLVPYADKNAKPAAQVISALGTNFDDACKQYGFRQSSAFPCNFWLRVQGKVTRIDDSSRVGKAYVDLTPASGGAPVSVVLQTGPVVIGTGVRDGFPGIKYSDFDDQTKFAAFGQEINKLVVARVHQSLQLKVGESVDVAAVYSSWSEPTGEIRAIPVAWK; this is encoded by the coding sequence ATGGTTCATCCCATCTCCACCGTGCGATCCGTGCTTGCGATCATGGGCGTTGTCATGTCTCTGGGCGCGTGCCACGTCGTGACCGACAAGGAGCTGGCGGATATCCGCAGTCAGGGGCAACGTCATGGGCCCGATCCGGCGAAAGTTTTCAACGATCAACTCGTTCCGTACGCGGACAAGAACGCGAAGCCGGCCGCGCAGGTCATCAGCGCCTTGGGTACGAATTTTGACGACGCGTGCAAGCAGTACGGTTTCCGGCAAAGCAGCGCGTTTCCGTGCAACTTCTGGCTTCGCGTGCAGGGAAAGGTCACACGTATCGACGATTCGTCGCGTGTGGGCAAAGCCTATGTCGATCTGACGCCGGCTTCCGGCGGCGCGCCAGTGAGCGTGGTTCTGCAAACCGGGCCAGTGGTGATCGGCACAGGAGTACGCGACGGCTTTCCCGGCATCAAATACAGCGATTTCGACGATCAGACGAAATTCGCCGCGTTCGGCCAGGAGATCAACAAGCTCGTCGTGGCGCGCGTACATCAATCGTTGCAACTGAAAGTGGGCGAGAGCGTCGACGTCGCGGCTGTTTACAGCAGCTGGAGCGAGCCGACCGGCGAGATCCGCGCAATTCCGGTGGCCTGGAAATGA
- a CDS encoding sugar ABC transporter ATP-binding protein yields the protein MNTPRTMNPVNVIETRGLSKIYPGTAALVDVDYKVRRGKVNVLIGENGAGKSTLMKLLAGAEVASSGEIWIDDKLVHITDVRSAEQHGVGIIFQELNLFPEMTVAENIFAGNEPTSAGVIRNKVENHSAKILLQRLQIPIDPRTRLGDLYVGQQQLVEIAKALSKHIKVLIMDEPTSALSKTEVEILFKIIRQLKEEGVTVIYISHRLEEIMAIGDCITVLRNGRLVAEDEIANIDIPWIIEAMVGSSKKRFAFEQHGIGEEVLRVKDLALKRSNGIYAVDHVSFSVRAGEVVGIYGLMGAGRTELLESLLGAQPLAIGEIELAGKSVENFSIPKRIDAGIALVPEDRQKQGMIQLMSILENMTLSSLGKFTRRFAFGALGRDKQVAAADDIVKRLAIKASSVDAPITSLSGGNMQKVVIGKALLTSPKVLLMDEPTRGIDVGAKEDVYKTISLLAQSGIAVIYATSELDEAMAVSNRVFVMASGKLTAIMDRAQFDSERIVRASTPATAVV from the coding sequence ATGAATACACCGCGAACCATGAACCCCGTCAACGTGATCGAGACGCGCGGGCTGTCGAAGATTTATCCCGGCACCGCTGCGCTGGTCGACGTGGACTACAAGGTGCGGCGCGGCAAGGTCAACGTGCTGATCGGCGAAAACGGTGCAGGCAAGTCCACGCTGATGAAACTGCTCGCGGGTGCAGAAGTGGCGAGCTCGGGTGAGATATGGATCGACGATAAGCTCGTTCATATCACCGACGTTCGCAGCGCCGAACAGCATGGCGTAGGCATCATTTTTCAGGAGCTGAATCTCTTTCCAGAGATGACGGTTGCCGAGAACATTTTCGCGGGAAACGAGCCGACCAGTGCGGGCGTGATCCGCAACAAAGTCGAAAATCACTCGGCAAAAATACTGCTTCAACGCCTGCAGATTCCAATTGATCCACGCACGCGTCTTGGCGATCTGTACGTGGGTCAACAGCAACTCGTTGAAATTGCAAAAGCGCTGTCCAAGCACATCAAGGTGCTGATCATGGACGAGCCGACTTCCGCACTGTCGAAAACGGAAGTCGAGATTCTCTTCAAGATCATCCGTCAGTTGAAAGAAGAGGGCGTGACGGTGATCTACATCTCGCATCGTCTCGAAGAGATCATGGCGATCGGCGATTGCATCACGGTGCTGCGCAACGGCCGCCTGGTTGCTGAAGACGAAATCGCCAATATCGACATTCCGTGGATTATCGAAGCGATGGTGGGTTCGTCGAAGAAACGCTTTGCGTTCGAACAGCACGGCATTGGCGAAGAAGTGCTGAGGGTGAAAGACCTCGCGCTGAAGCGCTCGAACGGCATTTACGCGGTGGATCACGTGTCGTTCTCGGTGCGCGCGGGTGAGGTCGTCGGCATTTATGGGTTGATGGGAGCGGGGCGTACAGAGTTGCTTGAGTCGCTGCTCGGTGCGCAACCGCTCGCCATCGGCGAGATCGAACTGGCGGGTAAGTCGGTCGAGAATTTTTCGATACCGAAGCGCATCGACGCAGGTATTGCACTGGTTCCCGAAGACCGGCAGAAGCAGGGCATGATTCAACTGATGTCGATTCTCGAGAACATGACCTTGTCGAGCCTCGGCAAATTTACGCGCCGCTTCGCGTTCGGCGCGCTCGGCAGAGACAAACAGGTGGCCGCCGCCGACGATATCGTCAAGCGTCTCGCGATCAAGGCTTCATCTGTCGACGCACCTATTACTTCGCTGTCCGGCGGCAACATGCAGAAGGTGGTGATCGGCAAAGCATTGCTGACGTCGCCGAAAGTTCTGCTGATGGACGAGCCGACGCGAGGCATCGACGTCGGCGCGAAGGAGGACGTGTACAAGACCATCAGCCTGCTCGCGCAATCGGGCATTGCGGTGATCTACGCGACATCCGAACTCGATGAAGCAATGGCGGTTTCCAATCGTGTCTTCGTGATGGCCAGCGGCAAGCTGACCGCTATCATGGACCGCGCCCAGTTTGATAGCGAACGGATCGTGCGCGCGTCTACGCCCGCCACGGCCGTAGTCTGA
- a CDS encoding ABC transporter permease, which translates to MMNMNTPDSTIHPVHAKHNRHAAYVASRVAVGVLKLRIFIALFAIIIVFSFATDNFLSTSNMLIMAKHVTVVAILSIGMTLVILTGGIDLSVGSIVGISGMAAGYLLLEGVKIGHHVVFFNPWGVALLACVLGALIGAVNGYLITALNVAPFIATLGMLYVIRGAALLVNNGSTYADLAGNPALGNTGFEFIGNGTILGLSMPVWIMIVLAAVTIFVAKKTPLGRRIYAIGGNEQAARFSGIRTNRVKLFVYMFSGFCAAIVGLVITAQLQTAHPLTGQTFELNAIAAVVLGGTALMGGRGTVFGSVVGACVISILGDGMVMCGISDFWQMVIKGLVIIFAVVIDQLQQRLQSRMVSLTA; encoded by the coding sequence ATGATGAACATGAACACTCCCGACAGTACGATTCATCCGGTGCACGCGAAACACAACCGGCATGCCGCTTATGTCGCGTCGCGTGTCGCAGTGGGCGTGCTGAAATTGCGGATCTTTATCGCGCTCTTTGCGATCATCATCGTCTTCTCGTTCGCCACCGATAACTTCCTGTCCACCAGCAACATGCTGATCATGGCAAAGCACGTGACGGTGGTGGCGATTCTTTCGATCGGTATGACGCTGGTGATCCTGACGGGCGGCATCGATCTGTCGGTCGGATCGATTGTCGGAATAAGCGGCATGGCGGCCGGCTACCTGTTGCTGGAAGGCGTGAAGATCGGCCACCACGTCGTGTTCTTCAATCCATGGGGCGTGGCGTTGCTGGCGTGCGTGCTCGGTGCGCTGATCGGCGCGGTCAATGGCTATCTGATTACTGCGCTGAACGTCGCTCCGTTTATCGCGACGCTGGGCATGTTGTACGTGATTCGCGGCGCAGCGCTGCTCGTCAATAACGGCAGCACGTATGCCGATCTGGCGGGTAATCCGGCACTCGGCAATACCGGCTTCGAGTTCATCGGCAACGGCACGATACTCGGTCTTTCCATGCCGGTGTGGATCATGATCGTGCTGGCGGCAGTGACGATCTTCGTGGCTAAAAAGACGCCGCTGGGCCGTCGTATTTACGCAATTGGTGGCAATGAACAGGCCGCGCGCTTCTCGGGTATTCGCACCAATCGGGTAAAGCTTTTCGTTTATATGTTCTCGGGATTTTGTGCGGCCATCGTCGGCCTCGTGATTACCGCGCAATTGCAGACGGCCCACCCGTTGACCGGGCAAACGTTCGAACTCAATGCGATTGCCGCGGTCGTGCTTGGGGGCACGGCGCTGATGGGCGGACGCGGCACAGTGTTCGGATCGGTAGTGGGTGCATGCGTGATCAGCATTCTCGGTGACGGCATGGTGATGTGCGGGATCAGCGACTTCTGGCAGATGGTCATCAAAGGGCTGGTGATCATCTTCGCGGTGGTGATCGATCAGTTGCAACAGCGCCTGCAATCCAGAATGGTCTCGCTGACTGCATAA